ATGGAAGCTACAGCCGGTGCAGCgacaaagaggaagaagacaggGTGAAGCTCTTTAGGTAAGGTTTCGTTCGTGGGAAGTCTCTGATAGAGAGTCACGAACAAGACCAAATAATAAGCCAACCCTACGGAAAAGAAGAACATCGGTCCTTCTTTCAACCCCAGTGATGCTCCGAGAAGTGCTCCGGCGAAGTTACCCACGATGGAAAGGTGGTTTGTAGGGTTAGCAACTTTGGAGAGGCGTCGTTGTCCACCAGACATCCACTGTCCGTAAATCTTCATCTCAAGAAGCAAGATCGGAGCAATAAAGAAGTACCAAAGTATAGAGGGGAGACTCGAGGTGATGGAGTGTGGGATACCAAGTGCCAAGAAGAGGACTGATATGAGAGGAGCGAAGAAGAAGTTGACTCGGATGGGATGCTTGAACTCGCGGCGCACCGcctcgaagaagaagatggttttGAAGAGGTAAGTGATGGAGAAGGAGACGAGGAGGACGAGTGAAATCCACCAAAGGACGTGGTTGACTACTTGCGTGAGATGTAAGAACTTCTCGGCCTTTGTGGTTGCTAAGGTTTTCCACATGATGGCTTGACTGCTTACTCCAAGACACATCCCGAACGATGTTACTGGAAACCTAAGAAGAAATGGCCATGTTTTGTCCTCAGGCAACACTATCTTCTCCATCTCCTGTTCTTCCACCAATATAAAACAccattaaaaaactaaaaaaaaataaaacaccataaagtgaagaaacaaaaacaaaaaataccaAGGAAAAATTAGTGTATTGGATAAAACTTTTGGATCACCTAGTAGAAGCATAacggttatatatatatatatatatttgattttcgtTGAAAGAAATTTTAGAGTTAATTTAATATGGTTTGGAcatggttttaagaaaatatactaGTCTTCATGTTCATAATCTCTtagttattataaaaatgtaacgaaaaatcaagaataaacacaaaagaaaatgaataatACCTTGAGAGTTTCAAGTTCAGGGCCTTGAAGAGCCTCTAAGAATCTCTCAGCGGTTAGAGATTCAGTGATCTCTTTATCCTGCAACGAAGTGTCAATGGGTTTTCCACGGAGATTTGATATTTGACGTTCGAGCTTCCCTGACATGGTCCTGAATAGGTCATACTTCTTGTCATTGCAACCTCGGGGCATAGACTTGGAGTGAAACGTTATCTTCGTCGCTCCGTTTCGTTTCTCTATTCTTGAAAACTCTCCAGAACTTGACTGACGCTGGTTTTCCACGAGATCTAGGTTCGCCGGAGAAGCTGAAGAATTAACTGATCTTGGATTATTCATAGTTTTCTCTGATTTAGTAAGATTTGGAACTATACTCATAAATATCCCAtatataaaccaaataaaaaaacgtCACATTCAAAGATAATGACTACTTGTATTTTACAGAAAATGAAAGAGAAAGtaatggaaaaagaagatgtAGATCTTGATCATTATAAAGAAGAGAGGAGTGATTAGGTGTGGCCAGTGAACAGTGGCAGCCAAATATGTGAAGTCAAATAAGTTCCACCGAAAGACCACCAGAGTATACTGTATGTCTGATATGATAGGGCTGTCTAGACAAAGTTTTAGAGCTGtctgaagaaaaaataaagttctATGTTTTTCTACTTTTGTTTCTATTCAACCAGTTTGTGTTTTTTGACCAGTAGCGTACTGTCTTACATTCACTTTTACTTGTTTCATTTGTTCTTTATAACTACCAGATCTCCCCAAGCGGTGATCTCTGGTCTGAAAAGAACCTACTAATGCAATAATATGTATATCAGAATATAGAAATTGTATGAAACCGTACAAGAACAATCGaataaaatatgcaaataactaTAGGTTATTAAAATGAAACGAAATAAGTAGAGAATGTTCCTTGGACTGAAAGGTCAAACTCAGTCAATAGGAGAATGCTGCTTTGCCTTTCCAGTCTCGTTTGGCCGCGTTTGTGAAATTTCATAATATTCGTACGTTCCGTCAAAGAAATAAGCATTTAAAATGATCCATACTTTCTTCACCAATTAactctataaataatttatcaatacatgtcttttttttgtcaacataacATCAATACATGTCAATTTGTTGAAATGTTACTTCgccaattattttcttaattttttttgactaattGGTATTCGTACTAAAAGCTTAGGGAACATaaagaaaaatctgaaaataacaCATTCTTTAACCCAAAAATTTGTTCTACTTTAAAATATGTAACTACTAGGGTAGGCCCGATCCTACGGACgagaaataaacaataaaaattacttaatatgtttaacttatttttaactgaaactaaaattaattttcatgatttttactaaaacaatttatctatttattctaaaaattgtacttattaattattaaaagttttataagagattatatcttttttttcttttaatgtgTGTTTTAGTTTAACTACTGTAATAgtttaaattagtttttaaaaattgctCGAAGAATTTCATGAAGTTATAAGTAATAAGTGCATAGTTTGATGAAGTTGTAAGTAATAAGTTGCGAAGTTTGATTCATTCTAACTGGAAATATATTTAAGTCAGGTAGACTACACAAAAATTTAATAGTTATCATTACTATTTAAAGTTATACATATTTGTTTGAGGCTTAAATATATTACTAttatgtttgaaaataaaacaaatcatgtAATCTAAGTAACTTCtgattagaatttttaaaataaatggtaCTTGGCAATTAGCATAATAGTAATTATAACTTCATCAAACATGTGTTAATCTTCATATAACTTCATAATAAATGGTACTTggcaatttttatatttgttaatttttttaacatttatttttggtttgattgtATATTATGTGTGAATTGTTATTTCgtagttttgttatttattgCATCATACGATTCTTGAAATAGTTTGAAATGCACAGGTTCAAGATTTTTGACAGTGtagatttttattattcttattttatGTATGATTACTCTATTGTAACTCGAATTGAATTGTTTTATCCATTACTTAG
The window above is part of the Brassica napus cultivar Da-Ae chromosome C8, Da-Ae, whole genome shotgun sequence genome. Proteins encoded here:
- the LOC106359835 gene encoding S-type anion channel SLAH2-like, with product MSIVPNLTKSEKTMNNPRSVNSSASPANLDLVENQRQSSSGEFSRIEKRNGATKITFHSKSMPRGCNDKKYDLFRTMSGKLERQISNLRGKPIDTSLQDKEITESLTAERFLEALQGPELETLKEMEKIVLPEDKTWPFLLRFPVTSFGMCLGVSSQAIMWKTLATTKAEKFLHLTQVVNHVLWWISLVLLVSFSITYLFKTIFFFEAVRREFKHPIRVNFFFAPLISVLFLALGIPHSITSSLPSILWYFFIAPILLLEMKIYGQWMSGGQRRLSKVANPTNHLSIVGNFAGALLGASLGLKEGPMFFFSVGLAYYLVLFVTLYQRLPTNETLPKELHPVFFLFVAAPAVASMAWTTISASFDIGSRIAYFISLFLYFSLVVRINFFRGFKFSLAWWAYTFPMTAVATATIKYSGEVNGLATQILAVLMSGAATLTVIGVLVLTVVHAFVKRDLFPNDFAIAISAEQPKQKKWLKQLINGSLENSTRGLKVLDPEDTRIDIEAPPLSNAVCHTV